Proteins encoded within one genomic window of Dyadobacter chenhuakuii:
- a CDS encoding S41 family peptidase, which translates to MNQEKSPNPIHNSRSVVRLPIIIAITLAAGVLLGSTFFSGGRKLSDVAKGYAKYREVLMLVENNYVDSVNTEELVDFSISKMLEKLDPHTAYFNTEEATAARSQLESGFDGIGVEFNIYNDTVYVVTPLSGGPSEAAGIQSGDRIISVNKENLSGPGVTNAQVYKLLRGKRGTKVDLAIERVGLDEKMNFAVVRDRIPTYSVDASYMVDQEIGYIKVSRFSETTYDEFKSALKTLKASGLKNLILDLRGNPGGYMERATSMADEFIAGDKLLVYTEGKDSRFDRKTRSHVDGMFEQGPLIVLVDEGSASASEILAGALQDHDRALVVGRRSYGKGLVQMPIKLSDASELRLTISRYFTPSGRSIQKPYELGKGEDYSQDLSHRYESGELFSADSIKFDKTKIYKTDGGRIVYGGGGITPDIFVPKDTLLNSKYLFELYSKNIIREYALRYANDNQKKLEKQSFNDFLTSFQISDAMIAEMVKDASKAGIKPNEKELTLSKPIITSQTKAIIGRYVWGRKQKNGLNNEIFQVLNPTDNVYQQAVQLFSQAAQLEKGKFSSLNIPKNKK; encoded by the coding sequence ATGAATCAAGAAAAATCTCCTAATCCGATTCATAATTCCCGTTCAGTGGTTCGCCTGCCTATCATTATAGCCATTACACTGGCTGCTGGTGTGCTGCTGGGAAGCACTTTTTTTAGCGGGGGCCGCAAGCTTTCGGACGTAGCGAAGGGTTATGCCAAATATCGCGAAGTGCTCATGCTTGTTGAGAATAATTATGTAGATTCTGTTAATACTGAGGAGCTTGTAGATTTTTCTATCTCAAAAATGCTGGAAAAACTGGATCCCCACACCGCTTATTTCAACACGGAAGAAGCCACTGCGGCCCGTTCGCAGCTGGAATCCGGATTTGACGGCATTGGTGTGGAGTTCAATATATATAATGACACGGTTTACGTGGTGACGCCATTAAGCGGCGGTCCTTCGGAAGCGGCCGGAATTCAGAGCGGCGACCGCATTATTTCAGTTAATAAGGAGAATTTATCTGGTCCTGGCGTTACTAATGCGCAGGTTTACAAGCTGTTGCGTGGAAAAAGAGGCACTAAGGTTGATCTGGCCATTGAAAGGGTTGGTTTAGATGAAAAAATGAACTTTGCAGTGGTCCGTGACCGCATTCCGACTTACTCTGTTGACGCATCGTATATGGTAGATCAGGAGATTGGCTATATTAAGGTGAGCCGTTTCTCGGAAACCACTTACGATGAATTCAAATCAGCATTAAAAACACTGAAAGCCAGTGGCTTGAAAAACCTGATCCTTGATTTGCGAGGAAATCCGGGCGGTTACATGGAGCGTGCCACAAGCATGGCCGACGAATTCATTGCAGGCGATAAGCTTTTGGTTTATACAGAAGGCAAGGATAGCCGGTTTGACAGAAAAACGCGTTCACACGTGGACGGAATGTTCGAACAAGGGCCGTTGATCGTATTGGTGGACGAAGGAAGTGCGTCTGCGTCCGAAATCCTGGCAGGAGCATTGCAGGATCACGACCGTGCATTGGTCGTTGGAAGGCGTTCTTACGGAAAGGGTTTAGTGCAAATGCCGATCAAGCTTTCGGACGCATCCGAACTTCGCCTTACTATTTCACGATATTTTACACCAAGCGGCCGGAGCATTCAAAAACCTTATGAGCTGGGCAAAGGTGAAGATTATAGCCAGGATCTTTCACATCGTTACGAGAGCGGCGAATTGTTCAGTGCGGACAGCATTAAATTTGATAAAACCAAAATTTACAAAACAGACGGAGGCCGCATCGTTTATGGCGGCGGCGGGATTACACCGGATATTTTTGTTCCAAAAGATACGCTGCTGAACAGCAAGTATTTATTTGAATTGTATTCCAAAAACATCATCAGAGAATACGCGCTTCGCTACGCGAATGACAATCAGAAAAAGCTTGAAAAACAGTCATTTAATGACTTCTTGACGTCGTTCCAGATATCTGACGCGATGATTGCCGAAATGGTGAAGGATGCTTCGAAGGCTGGAATTAAACCAAATGAAAAAGAGTTAACACTTTCTAAACCCATTATTACTTCGCAAACGAAGGCGATCATCGGACGATATGTCTGGGGCAGGAAGCAGAAAAACGGGCTTAATAATGAGATTTTTCAGGTGCTGAATCCGACGGATAATGTTTATCAGCAAGCGGTCCAGCTATTCAGCCAGGCTGCGCAGCTGGAAAAAGGGAAGTTCAGCAGTTTGAACATTCCCAAAAATAAAAAGTGA
- a CDS encoding SDR family NAD(P)-dependent oxidoreductase, producing the protein MSRIALITGATSGIGKATAELFAGAGIDLILCGRRQERLDEVSAELSSKVNVTTLVFDVRDKGAVIAMIGSLPDDWKNIDILVNNAGNAHGMGSLAEGDTEDWDAMIDGNVKGLLYVSKAVIPLMLEKGAGHIVNISSIAGKQTYVNGAVYCASKAAVEVLSEGMRLDLTQHGIKVTNVAPGAVETEFSLVRFKGDESRAEKVYQGFDPLQAVDIADAILYAVNAPSRVTIADITILAAAQSAATTIHRK; encoded by the coding sequence ATGTCTCGAATTGCATTGATTACCGGAGCGACATCCGGAATTGGAAAGGCCACTGCGGAATTATTTGCAGGTGCCGGAATTGATCTTATCCTTTGCGGCCGCCGCCAGGAACGGTTGGATGAAGTTTCTGCTGAATTATCTTCAAAAGTTAATGTTACCACGCTGGTTTTTGATGTGCGTGACAAAGGCGCGGTGATCGCTATGATCGGTTCCTTGCCGGATGATTGGAAAAACATTGATATCCTGGTCAATAATGCTGGTAATGCACATGGAATGGGTTCATTGGCCGAGGGTGATACGGAGGATTGGGATGCAATGATCGATGGAAATGTGAAGGGCTTGCTATATGTTTCGAAAGCGGTGATTCCGCTGATGCTCGAAAAAGGAGCGGGGCACATTGTCAATATCAGTTCCATAGCAGGAAAGCAGACTTACGTGAATGGTGCCGTTTATTGTGCTTCCAAGGCTGCAGTCGAGGTTTTGAGTGAAGGAATGCGTCTCGATCTGACGCAGCATGGCATTAAGGTGACCAATGTCGCTCCCGGCGCAGTGGAAACAGAATTTTCGCTGGTCCGTTTCAAAGGAGATGAAAGCCGTGCCGAAAAAGTGTATCAGGGATTTGATCCTTTGCAGGCTGTTGATATTGCCGATGCCATTCTTTACGCAGTGAATGCACCTAGCAGGGTTACAATCGCTGACATTACCATTTTAGCTGCTGCGCAATCTGCCGCAACGACGATTCACAGGAAGTAA